One segment of Streptosporangium brasiliense DNA contains the following:
- a CDS encoding ParA family protein: MGTRGEGWPRPPKTRIFTVANQKGGVGKTTTSVNLAAALSMHGQRVLVVDLDPQGNASTALSIEHRGDVPDMYKVLVEDMSLAEVVKEVPEMPGLYCAPATIDLAGAEIELVSMVAREARLQRALAAYKEIELDYVFIDCPPSLGLLTVNALMAANELLVPIQCEYYALEGLGQLLRNVDLVRAHLNPALDLSTILLTMYDGRTRLASQVAEEVRSHFGDTVLNTLIPRSVRVSEAPSYGQSVMTYDPGSSGAMAYMDAAREMAHRGAAV; the protein is encoded by the coding sequence ATGGGGACCCGGGGGGAAGGCTGGCCCCGCCCTCCCAAGACACGCATCTTCACCGTCGCCAACCAGAAGGGCGGGGTGGGCAAGACCACGACCTCGGTGAACCTGGCGGCGGCGCTGTCCATGCACGGGCAGCGGGTGCTCGTGGTCGACCTCGACCCGCAGGGCAACGCCTCCACGGCGCTGTCCATCGAGCACCGTGGCGACGTGCCCGACATGTACAAGGTCCTGGTGGAGGACATGTCCCTGGCGGAGGTCGTCAAGGAGGTCCCGGAGATGCCCGGGCTCTACTGCGCCCCCGCCACGATCGACCTGGCCGGCGCCGAGATCGAGCTGGTCTCCATGGTGGCCCGGGAGGCCCGCCTCCAGCGCGCGCTGGCCGCGTACAAAGAGATCGAGCTCGACTACGTCTTCATCGACTGCCCGCCGTCGCTCGGCCTGCTGACCGTCAACGCGTTGATGGCCGCCAACGAGCTGCTGGTCCCCATCCAGTGCGAGTACTACGCGCTGGAAGGTCTCGGCCAGCTGCTCCGGAACGTGGACCTCGTCCGCGCCCATCTGAACCCCGCGCTTGATCTGTCCACCATCCTGCTGACGATGTACGACGGGCGGACCCGGCTCGCCTCCCAGGTCGCCGAGGAGGTCCGCTCCCACTTCGGTGACACCGTGCTGAACACACTGATCCCCCGGAGCGTCCGGGTCTCCGAGGCCCCGAGCTACGGCCAGTCAGTCATGACCTACGACCCGGGCTCCAGCGGTGCGATGGCCTACATGGACGCCGCCCGCGAGATGGCACATCGTGGCGCGGCCGTGTGA
- a CDS encoding ParB/RepB/Spo0J family partition protein yields MSKQPRRGMGGKGLAALIPTGPPPAQTVAPSATATMVAPEPVAQRQPAPDLRPVAGAYFLEIPIEDIEPNPRQPREIFDDQALEDLATSIREVGLLQPVVVRSVDGERYELIMGERRWRASKLAGLKEIPAIVRSTQEDKLLLDALIENLQREQLNPLEEAAAYRQLIDDFDATHEQLAARIGRSRSHVTNTLRLLNLPPRVQLRLSAGTITAGHGRALLTLDDPAAQERLADRIVAELLSVRAVEEIVAVGDAKAAPAPAQKTSRAKPAEEPALRHLADRLSDRFETRVKVDFGRRKGRIVVEFATIDDLERIIGTMAPGSMQTAEE; encoded by the coding sequence GTGAGTAAGCAGCCGAGAAGAGGGATGGGCGGTAAGGGGTTGGCGGCCCTCATTCCGACGGGCCCACCCCCGGCGCAGACCGTGGCGCCGTCGGCGACCGCGACGATGGTCGCGCCGGAGCCGGTCGCGCAGCGGCAGCCGGCCCCGGACCTCAGGCCGGTCGCGGGGGCCTACTTCCTTGAGATCCCGATCGAGGACATCGAGCCGAACCCCCGTCAGCCCCGGGAGATCTTCGACGATCAGGCGCTGGAGGACCTGGCCACCTCGATCCGCGAGGTGGGCCTGCTCCAGCCCGTCGTGGTGCGCTCGGTGGACGGAGAGCGCTACGAGCTCATCATGGGGGAGCGCCGCTGGCGCGCCTCCAAGCTCGCCGGGCTCAAGGAGATCCCGGCGATCGTGCGGAGCACCCAGGAGGACAAGCTCCTCCTGGACGCGCTCATCGAGAACCTCCAGCGCGAGCAGCTCAACCCCCTGGAGGAGGCGGCGGCCTACCGGCAGCTGATCGACGACTTCGACGCGACCCACGAGCAGCTCGCCGCCCGCATCGGCCGTTCCCGCTCCCACGTGACGAACACGCTCCGGCTGCTCAACCTTCCTCCCCGGGTCCAGCTCCGTCTGTCGGCCGGCACGATCACCGCCGGGCACGGCCGCGCTCTGCTGACCCTGGACGACCCCGCGGCGCAGGAGCGGCTCGCCGACCGGATCGTGGCCGAGCTGCTGTCGGTCCGCGCCGTCGAGGAGATCGTGGCGGTGGGGGATGCCAAGGCGGCCCCGGCGCCTGCGCAGAAGACCTCGAGGGCGAAGCCGGCCGAGGAGCCCGCGCTCCGGCACCTGGCCGACCGTCTCTCCGACCGTTTCGAGACGCGGGTGAAGGTGGACTTCGGCCGCCGCAAGGGCCGGATCGTGGTGGAGTTCGCGACCATCGACGATCTGGAGCGCATCATCGGGACCATGGCCCCGGGCTCCATGCAGACAGCCGAGGAGTGA
- a CDS encoding threonine aldolase family protein yields MLTPTPFPKSFASDNHAGVHPAVLSAVVDANTGDAPAYGGDSWTRAMEDVFRAEFGAGATVYPMFNGTGANVVGLGLTLRSYDAVLCPATAHINTSECGAAERLLGAKLVPLPTENGKITVDGIRGELSALGNVQRSQPRVISISQATECGTCYTADEIAELAEFAHARGLFLHVDGARLANAAAWLDCSMRALTTDAGVDLFSFGGTKNGAMGAEALVILNPELDAPALFLRKQGMQLASKMRYVSAQLTALLTGGLWRENATHANAMAHRLSDGVAGLPGVSLRYPVQSNSVFPVLPEKAIAELQQRYLFHVWDADENVVRWVTSFDTTAEHVDTFVSDIRLAVHGASSGA; encoded by the coding sequence GTGCTGACTCCCACCCCCTTCCCCAAGAGTTTCGCCAGCGACAACCACGCGGGCGTGCACCCCGCGGTTCTCTCCGCCGTCGTCGACGCGAACACCGGAGATGCCCCCGCCTATGGCGGAGACAGCTGGACCCGGGCCATGGAGGACGTCTTCCGTGCCGAGTTCGGCGCCGGGGCGACCGTCTACCCCATGTTCAACGGCACCGGCGCCAACGTCGTGGGGCTGGGTCTCACCCTGCGCTCCTACGACGCCGTGCTCTGCCCCGCCACGGCCCACATCAACACCAGCGAGTGCGGTGCCGCCGAACGCCTGCTCGGCGCCAAGCTGGTCCCCCTCCCCACGGAGAACGGCAAGATAACGGTTGACGGCATCCGTGGCGAGCTCTCCGCACTGGGTAACGTGCAACGCTCCCAGCCCCGCGTCATCTCCATCTCCCAGGCGACCGAGTGCGGCACCTGCTACACCGCTGACGAGATCGCCGAGCTCGCGGAGTTCGCCCACGCGCGTGGCCTCTTCCTTCATGTGGACGGCGCTCGCCTGGCGAACGCGGCGGCCTGGCTCGACTGCTCGATGCGCGCGCTGACCACGGACGCGGGGGTGGACCTGTTCAGCTTCGGCGGCACCAAGAACGGCGCCATGGGCGCGGAGGCGCTCGTCATCCTCAATCCCGAGCTGGACGCTCCGGCACTGTTCCTGCGCAAGCAGGGCATGCAGCTCGCCTCCAAGATGCGCTATGTCTCAGCCCAGCTGACCGCGCTCCTCACCGGTGGTCTCTGGCGCGAGAACGCGACCCACGCCAACGCGATGGCCCACCGCCTCTCCGACGGCGTCGCCGGTCTTCCCGGCGTCTCGCTCCGCTACCCCGTCCAGTCCAATTCCGTCTTCCCGGTCCTCCCGGAGAAGGCGATCGCCGAGCTCCAGCAGCGCTATCTCTTCCATGTCTGGGACGCCGACGAGAACGTGGTGCGGTGGGTGACATCCTTCGACACCACGGCCGAGCATGTCGACACCTTCGTCTCCGACATCCGTCTCGCCGTCCACGGAGCGAGCAGCGGCGCGTGA
- a CDS encoding AAA family ATPase, which produces MLIVMSGLPGVGKSSIAQELGRLLPAPVLSVDPVEAAMWRAGVGRGQPTGLAAYVVVEALASDVLALGQTVIVDAVNDAEEAREQWRALARRRGVALRYIEVVCPDRALHRRRLEARQRDIDGFAEPTWASVDARRANFDAWREERLILDSTAPLADNARVAMAHLGDAR; this is translated from the coding sequence ATGCTGATCGTGATGAGCGGCCTGCCCGGCGTCGGCAAGAGTTCCATCGCTCAAGAGCTGGGCCGTCTGCTTCCAGCACCGGTGCTGTCGGTTGACCCGGTGGAGGCGGCGATGTGGAGAGCGGGGGTGGGGCGCGGCCAGCCGACCGGGCTGGCGGCCTACGTCGTGGTGGAGGCGCTCGCCTCCGACGTTCTCGCACTCGGGCAGACAGTCATCGTCGACGCGGTGAACGATGCCGAGGAGGCGCGGGAGCAGTGGCGCGCCCTGGCCCGCCGGCGGGGTGTGGCGCTGCGCTACATCGAAGTGGTCTGTCCCGACCGCGCCTTGCATCGGCGACGGCTTGAGGCCCGTCAGCGCGATATCGACGGGTTCGCCGAGCCGACCTGGGCATCGGTGGATGCGCGACGCGCGAACTTCGACGCCTGGCGCGAGGAGCGCCTGATACTCGACTCCACCGCTCCGCTGGCCGACAACGCGCGGGTCGCCATGGCCCACCTCGGCGATGCTCGCTGA